From Candidatus Neomarinimicrobiota bacterium, the proteins below share one genomic window:
- a CDS encoding glycine C-acetyltransferase, translated as MNKNVPVLQAVDPTHVDHEGKIFLFFGGYDYHRLSWHPEIMNAMDEASRKYGINSGGSRCTTGNHPLHQKLERDLAHFFNLEDALLLPTGYLANIALFQGLRHDFDVVFIDEKCHPCIRNGTAVARMNTIIFPHMDADYIEKEVKKLPADKNRFLIVTEGTGSVYSPIVPADRYAQIAKEYKGMLLVDEAHTAGVLGHTGRGIREHFKLCSDHYLISGTLSKAFGTYGGYIAGGKRWIEAIRCTAHAYQGSSAFPLPLCAAGMKAIDIIDRSPEKVHTLQDNSLKVKQYLSEKGFSLPLTPTPTIPVLFDNPEQTEKLKKNLQEARIYPTYIFYPGGPREGYFRFALSSAHSQEDINTFLECIDRSL; from the coding sequence ATGAATAAAAATGTCCCGGTTTTACAGGCCGTCGACCCCACCCATGTGGATCATGAAGGGAAAATATTCCTTTTTTTTGGAGGATATGACTACCACCGGCTTTCCTGGCATCCTGAAATCATGAATGCTATGGACGAAGCGTCCCGGAAATACGGGATCAACAGCGGCGGTTCCCGGTGTACAACGGGCAACCATCCCTTACATCAGAAACTTGAGCGGGATCTGGCACATTTTTTCAATCTGGAAGATGCCCTGCTCCTCCCTACCGGGTATCTGGCAAATATTGCATTATTTCAGGGGCTAAGACACGATTTCGATGTGGTATTTATTGATGAGAAATGTCACCCCTGTATTCGGAACGGAACGGCTGTAGCCCGTATGAATACCATAATTTTCCCTCACATGGATGCGGATTATATTGAAAAAGAAGTCAAAAAACTCCCCGCTGACAAAAACCGCTTTCTGATTGTCACAGAAGGAACGGGATCCGTGTACAGTCCGATTGTCCCGGCAGACCGCTACGCGCAGATTGCCAAAGAATACAAGGGGATGCTTTTGGTGGACGAAGCCCATACTGCCGGTGTTTTAGGCCATACGGGACGGGGAATCCGTGAACATTTTAAACTGTGTTCAGATCACTACCTTATCTCAGGTACTTTAAGCAAGGCATTTGGAACCTATGGGGGGTACATTGCCGGTGGAAAGCGGTGGATTGAAGCGATCAGATGCACAGCCCATGCCTACCAGGGAAGCTCTGCCTTTCCCCTGCCACTCTGTGCCGCCGGCATGAAAGCCATTGATATCATCGATCGTTCACCTGAAAAAGTCCACACTTTACAAGACAACAGTCTGAAAGTGAAACAGTATCTGTCAGAAAAAGGGTTTTCCCTCCCCCTCACTCCCACACCTACGATTCCTGTGCTTTTTGATAATCCGGAGCAGACAGAAAAATTGAAGAAAAACCTTCAGGAAGCAAGAATTTATCCTACGTACATATTCTACCCGGGCGGTCCAAGAGAGGGCTATTTCCGCTTTGCTCTTTCCAGCGCCCATTCGCAAGAAGATATTAATACCTTTCTTGAATGTATTGATCGAAGTCTGTAA
- a CDS encoding Na+:solute symporter — MTTMLALDYVIVFVYLGAMIYVGLMMQRKAEQGIDSYFLGNRNLPWWALGASGMSSNLDISGTMIIVALVYAIGARGFYIEIRGGVTLIMAFLMIFMGKWNRRAGVMTMAEWMSVRFGDDKEGRLARTITAIVSIIGTIAMVTYFAIGGGKFLDEFLGIPSFAGLPGAFWAATILIVLAMIYTVASGLYGVVWTDVFQGILIFGAIMYIVVKAMSLNLPETFSVTMPMKDGTFASFPTTFSEWANLLPRWKLNIHPDSDYSMYNLFGLLTMFYVFKTVIEGSGGTGNYMIQRYYSAKNDKEAGYLSLFWTFLLSFRWPFIGALAVWGISLGSQITDPEMVLPIVVNTLPVGIKGFMIAGLMAAAMSTFDSTVNAGAAYWVKDIYQVYINPEANHDKLMKQSRWSSILIVVIGLGLMLIIKNVNEIWAWITMSMGAGLIIPQLIRWYWWRLNGYGYAIGMAAGMLAAILWKALSPQATPEYFSFLFASVISLLGTIIGTLLTKPTDEAVLQDFYNRTRPFGFWKRFKKTLPDKEIEKIDKENKRDIVSTFIAVPWQIVLFMFMMNLIFKVWNQFVILLLLLVVLSAGLYFNWFRHLSEKPRIPRRNRMKKG; from the coding sequence ATGACAACCATGCTGGCACTTGATTATGTGATTGTTTTTGTTTACCTCGGCGCCATGATTTACGTTGGACTGATGATGCAGCGAAAAGCGGAGCAGGGGATTGATTCTTACTTTTTGGGCAACCGGAATCTTCCCTGGTGGGCACTGGGAGCATCAGGAATGTCCTCAAATCTGGATATCAGCGGCACGATGATTATCGTTGCTTTGGTGTATGCCATCGGAGCCCGGGGCTTTTATATTGAAATTCGGGGCGGAGTTACCCTGATCATGGCTTTTCTCATGATTTTTATGGGTAAATGGAACCGACGGGCCGGTGTGATGACCATGGCAGAGTGGATGAGTGTCCGCTTCGGAGATGACAAGGAGGGAAGACTGGCACGAACCATTACGGCCATTGTCAGTATTATTGGAACTATTGCCATGGTGACCTATTTTGCCATCGGTGGCGGTAAATTTCTGGATGAATTTTTGGGGATTCCTTCCTTTGCCGGATTACCCGGTGCATTTTGGGCCGCGACGATTCTTATAGTCCTGGCCATGATCTATACGGTTGCGTCAGGGCTTTACGGAGTTGTCTGGACCGATGTCTTTCAGGGCATTTTGATTTTCGGGGCGATTATGTACATTGTTGTGAAAGCCATGTCCCTGAACCTTCCGGAAACCTTTTCCGTCACCATGCCCATGAAAGACGGAACATTCGCCAGCTTTCCAACTACCTTTTCTGAATGGGCAAACCTTTTGCCCCGGTGGAAACTGAATATTCACCCGGACAGCGATTATTCCATGTATAATCTCTTTGGACTGCTTACCATGTTTTATGTGTTTAAAACAGTAATCGAAGGAAGCGGTGGGACCGGTAACTACATGATTCAACGATACTATTCTGCTAAAAATGATAAAGAAGCCGGCTATTTGTCCCTCTTCTGGACCTTTCTCCTCAGTTTCCGCTGGCCCTTTATCGGGGCATTGGCGGTTTGGGGTATTTCACTGGGAAGCCAGATTACCGATCCTGAAATGGTTTTACCGATTGTGGTCAATACGCTGCCTGTGGGTATTAAGGGATTTATGATTGCAGGATTGATGGCTGCTGCCATGTCCACCTTCGATTCCACAGTGAATGCCGGTGCGGCGTATTGGGTGAAAGATATCTACCAGGTCTATATCAACCCGGAAGCGAATCACGATAAATTAATGAAGCAAAGCCGTTGGTCGTCCATTCTGATTGTTGTCATCGGATTGGGACTCATGCTGATCATTAAAAATGTCAATGAGATCTGGGCCTGGATTACCATGAGTATGGGCGCCGGGCTCATCATTCCCCAGTTGATTCGCTGGTACTGGTGGCGATTGAACGGCTATGGATACGCCATTGGAATGGCTGCCGGTATGCTGGCGGCAATTCTCTGGAAAGCCTTGTCTCCTCAGGCAACTCCGGAATATTTTTCCTTCCTTTTTGCATCAGTTATTTCCCTGCTGGGGACTATTATCGGTACCCTGCTGACCAAACCCACCGATGAGGCGGTTCTGCAGGATTTTTATAACCGGACCCGTCCATTTGGTTTCTGGAAACGTTTCAAAAAGACACTTCCCGACAAAGAAATAGAAAAAATTGACAAGGAAAATAAACGGGATATCGTTTCCACTTTCATCGCTGTTCCCTGGCAGATTGTTCTCTTCATGTTTATGATGAATCTGATTTTCAAGGTCTGGAACCAGTTTGTCATTCTCCTGCTACTCCTTGTGGTGTTAAGTGCCGGACTCTATTTCAACTGGTTCAGACACCTGTCGGAAAAACCACGGATACCACGGCGTAACAGGATGAAAAAAGGGTAA
- a CDS encoding dipeptide epimerase translates to MTECMYPAMKIDKINIYPFNIETEEVFKIATMSLSGAKNVLVEIKTNQGLTGWGEASPFRAITGETQGINLAAAVELREVLIGKNPLEVMARTEEMEAWLPFNTTIRSAFDMALYDIASQAAGLPLYAYLGGTRRPVETDLTIGIGTAEEAAMKTKKILDKGFRMIKTKVGISIEDDLKRLRAIRETAGPDVKIRIDANQGWDRVTAVRCLESYEELDIEFCEQPVRARDFEGMKYVSDHSNIPIMADESVFSPWDALEIVRTQAAPLINIKLSKSGGISAGLKIAHIAQAGYISCMTGCMSESGLANTAFTHFAMANSAVKYFDLDANEGHVNEPIIGGAVFDKGHVIVPDDPGIGATPEPDFIKKISREKI, encoded by the coding sequence ATGACTGAATGTATGTATCCTGCCATGAAGATTGATAAAATTAACATTTACCCATTTAATATAGAAACTGAGGAAGTTTTTAAGATTGCCACCATGAGCCTGAGTGGAGCGAAGAACGTGCTTGTGGAAATCAAAACCAATCAGGGACTTACAGGCTGGGGAGAAGCAAGTCCCTTCCGGGCGATCACTGGAGAAACCCAAGGCATCAATCTTGCTGCAGCGGTTGAACTGCGAGAGGTGCTCATTGGAAAAAATCCCCTGGAGGTAATGGCCCGGACTGAAGAGATGGAAGCCTGGCTGCCATTTAATACGACGATCCGCTCGGCATTTGACATGGCCTTATACGATATCGCCTCCCAGGCAGCAGGATTACCTTTGTATGCCTATCTGGGAGGGACACGTCGACCGGTGGAAACGGATTTGACCATCGGGATTGGGACTGCGGAAGAAGCGGCCATGAAGACAAAGAAAATTCTGGATAAGGGATTTCGGATGATCAAGACCAAAGTGGGGATCTCCATAGAAGATGATTTAAAGCGATTGAGAGCTATCCGGGAAACAGCCGGACCGGATGTAAAAATCCGGATTGATGCGAATCAGGGCTGGGATCGGGTGACAGCCGTCCGTTGCCTGGAAAGTTATGAAGAATTGGATATTGAATTTTGTGAACAGCCGGTTCGGGCCCGGGATTTTGAAGGAATGAAATATGTTTCTGACCATTCAAACATCCCCATCATGGCTGATGAATCGGTGTTTTCACCCTGGGATGCCCTGGAAATTGTCCGGACACAGGCAGCACCCCTGATCAATATCAAGCTGAGTAAATCAGGGGGGATCTCAGCCGGACTCAAAATCGCCCATATTGCCCAGGCAGGGTATATTTCATGCATGACAGGCTGTATGTCTGAATCGGGATTGGCAAATACGGCTTTTACTCATTTTGCCATGGCAAATTCAGCTGTAAAATATTTTGATCTGGATGCCAATGAAGGTCATGTTAACGAACCCATTATAGGTGGGGCTGTTTTTGACAAAGGTCATGTAATCGTTCCGGATGATCCGGGCATCGGAGCCACCCCCGAACCGGATTTCATCAAAAAAATCAGCAGGGAGAAAATATAA
- a CDS encoding TrmB family transcriptional regulator — protein MHEELIKKLNTLGFTVYESKAYLALLKISPASGYEVAQESGVPRSVIYDVLRKLEKAGVAGIVHDKPKKYVPLPPDQLISMMDNQFHHNIESLKHDLEEFSEGGHTGHLWNISGYITIMQKARELIHKAKKSVYISAWGSEIEVLKNDIKDALKRDVKVIIFSFNTLPMKHTCFYSYNIEERLLEQNWNHKIVLVADKHEVLMGESDKRYPQRAAWTNNEAIISIAINYIILDITLFGQRREINVSDSVTDMMNGHLNGLEELIHKK, from the coding sequence ATGCATGAAGAACTGATAAAAAAACTGAATACCCTGGGGTTCACCGTTTATGAATCCAAGGCGTATCTGGCCCTCCTGAAAATCAGTCCGGCCAGTGGCTATGAAGTCGCCCAGGAATCGGGCGTCCCAAGAAGTGTAATTTATGATGTCCTCCGTAAACTGGAAAAGGCAGGTGTGGCAGGGATCGTACACGATAAACCTAAAAAATATGTCCCCCTGCCGCCGGATCAGCTGATTTCTATGATGGATAATCAGTTCCATCACAATATCGAATCCTTGAAACACGACCTGGAAGAGTTTTCCGAAGGTGGACATACCGGGCACCTGTGGAATATCAGCGGTTATATCACCATTATGCAAAAAGCCCGTGAACTCATTCACAAAGCAAAAAAATCTGTCTATATCTCCGCCTGGGGATCAGAAATTGAAGTTCTGAAGAATGATATCAAAGACGCTTTGAAAAGAGATGTAAAAGTCATCATTTTTTCTTTTAATACTCTTCCCATGAAACACACCTGTTTTTATTCCTATAATATTGAAGAAAGGTTACTGGAACAAAACTGGAATCATAAAATTGTGCTTGTTGCTGATAAACACGAAGTGCTCATGGGAGAATCGGATAAGCGATATCCTCAGAGAGCCGCCTGGACCAATAACGAAGCCATCATATCCATTGCTATCAATTATATCATTCTGGATATTACCCTTTTCGGCCAACGCAGGGAGATCAATGTCTCCGACTCGGTTACCGATATGATGAATGGCCATCTGAACGGCCTTGAAGAACTGATCCACAAAAAATAG
- a CDS encoding GerW family sporulation protein, whose translation MNQTLEKLLDKAHEFLNTKTVVGDPIHIDDLTLIPISKISVGFGSGDHNAQGQHNDKSVSEGFGGGMNIHPVAVIAVHKEHAKLMMLTGKEQQLGKILDLVPDLLDRFAPKKTDHKEDE comes from the coding sequence ATGAACCAGACGCTGGAGAAACTTCTTGATAAAGCCCACGAGTTCTTAAATACCAAGACAGTTGTCGGGGATCCGATTCACATAGATGATCTTACCTTAATTCCTATCTCGAAGATTTCTGTGGGATTTGGAAGCGGTGATCATAACGCTCAAGGTCAGCATAACGACAAGTCCGTATCCGAAGGATTTGGCGGGGGGATGAATATCCACCCTGTAGCAGTGATAGCGGTCCATAAAGAGCATGCAAAGCTCATGATGCTTACCGGAAAAGAACAACAACTGGGTAAAATTCTTGATCTGGTGCCGGATCTGCTGGATCGATTTGCCCCGAAAAAGACCGATCATAAGGAGGATGAGTAA
- the hutH gene encoding histidine ammonia-lyase encodes MKFKDKTLCLDGNPLTLDDFKYYLQVRPEISLDESVITRLQEGRNYIEKQIRHGKIMYGVNTGFGHLAQVRIPDEKLDELQVNLIRSHAAGVGPYIEEDIVRLMMLIKIQSLIQGFSGVRPRVVEQLVFFLNHDILPCIPSKGSVGASGDLAPLAHMTLPLLGEGKVMEKGGERDAAEVLRALNREPLSLKAKEGLAIINGTQSMTAHGVMALIRTENILYSGELIFGLSLDAMKASLSPFHRAIHEAKGSPFNAACADRVRYYLQKSEINRSHEHCDKVQDPYCFRCYPQVCGAVWEAYDHVKHILIREANGVSDNPLIFREDDLIVSGGNFHGESPALTMDYLAMAVSEIASIAERRIAELVDSHMSRLPAFLVEDSGVNSGFMIAHVTAAALVSENKGLATPASVDSIPTSANQEDHVSMGHRSARKLLEIIENTETVLAIEYLAAAEGIDYHRPLKSSPVLEKVHQRLRQDIPHLEKDRLMYEDIQKTLSIIKSGYLQKTAKR; translated from the coding sequence ATGAAGTTTAAAGACAAGACCCTGTGTCTGGACGGAAATCCCCTCACGCTGGATGATTTTAAATATTACCTGCAGGTCCGGCCTGAAATTTCATTGGATGAATCCGTCATCACCCGACTGCAGGAGGGCCGGAACTATATCGAAAAGCAAATCCGGCATGGAAAAATCATGTACGGTGTGAATACGGGATTCGGCCATCTGGCTCAGGTTCGTATTCCCGATGAAAAACTGGATGAACTCCAGGTGAATCTCATCCGGAGCCATGCTGCAGGAGTGGGTCCCTATATTGAAGAGGATATTGTCCGGCTTATGATGCTTATCAAAATCCAAAGCCTGATTCAGGGATTTTCCGGTGTACGTCCTCGTGTGGTGGAACAATTGGTGTTCTTTTTGAATCACGATATTCTGCCCTGCATTCCTTCCAAGGGAAGTGTGGGTGCCTCGGGAGATCTGGCTCCCCTGGCTCATATGACCCTTCCCCTTCTTGGTGAAGGGAAAGTAATGGAAAAGGGGGGAGAAAGGGATGCCGCTGAAGTGCTCCGGGCTTTAAACCGGGAGCCCCTCTCTTTAAAAGCGAAAGAGGGACTTGCTATCATCAACGGGACACAGTCCATGACAGCCCATGGTGTGATGGCCCTGATCCGCACAGAGAACATCCTGTATTCTGGTGAACTGATTTTTGGGTTGTCCCTGGATGCCATGAAGGCTTCTCTGTCGCCTTTTCATCGGGCTATTCACGAAGCAAAAGGCTCTCCATTCAATGCTGCCTGTGCAGACAGGGTGCGCTATTATCTTCAAAAAAGTGAAATCAACCGGTCCCATGAACACTGTGATAAAGTACAGGATCCCTACTGTTTTCGATGTTATCCCCAGGTGTGCGGAGCTGTATGGGAAGCCTATGATCATGTCAAACATATCCTGATCCGGGAAGCCAACGGGGTTTCTGATAATCCACTTATTTTCAGGGAAGATGATTTGATCGTGAGTGGCGGAAACTTCCATGGAGAATCACCAGCCCTTACGATGGACTATCTGGCCATGGCTGTCAGTGAAATTGCCAGCATCGCAGAACGACGTATTGCTGAACTGGTGGATTCCCACATGTCCAGACTCCCGGCTTTTCTTGTGGAAGACAGCGGTGTGAACAGTGGTTTTATGATTGCCCATGTTACGGCGGCGGCGCTTGTTTCTGAAAATAAGGGACTGGCTACACCAGCGTCTGTGGATAGTATTCCCACCTCTGCCAATCAGGAAGATCATGTCAGTATGGGACACCGGTCCGCCAGAAAATTGCTGGAAATCATTGAAAATACCGAAACAGTTCTGGCCATTGAATATCTGGCCGCTGCCGAAGGAATCGACTATCACAGGCCCCTGAAATCGAGTCCTGTTCTGGAAAAGGTCCATCAGCGCCTTAGACAGGATATCCCCCATCTGGAAAAAGACAGACTGATGTACGAAGATATTCAGAAAACCCTCAGTATTATCAAAAGCGGGTATCTTCAAAAGACAGCGAAACGCTGA
- a CDS encoding aminopeptidase P family protein, which yields MEAETKNPARIEALRDVMAEEGIDLWYDGGSDSHLGEYIPDFWQTRRWLSGFTGSAGTLIITQTFAGLWTDSRYFIQAEKELAESSITLFRSGNPGIPSVEEFMIKHLPPKSVIGFNGTCMPAAKVQSWHKLFIEKDYAYKGDTDLVGRIWEKRPSLPKHPAFRYMMDYAGEGSPQKIDRIRKYLLDNHAEAILFTLLDEIAWILNVRGRDVEYNPLVVSYLWLDRQRIIWFIDPQKVPEDLATELREEGVTFKNYDDVHKMLPELCSGQHVLVDTGRTSSYHEHLIRESAHKVIEGVSPATLFKSVKNPVEQNGIRSAHIRDGAAMVRWMVWLHQAVKRERHTEITVADQLQKFRAEQPLFKGLSFSTIAGYGEHGAIVHYSAKEETASFIKAKGILLVDSGGQYLDGTTDITRTIALSNPTPEHKKHFTWVLKGMINLSRAIFPEGTTGANLDVLARKFLWQEGLNYGHGTGHGVGCFLNVHEGPQRISLKSDVPLKAGMLMSNEPGIYFEDKYGIRIENLILCRESSKKGFLEFETVTLCPIDISLIESTSLTPEEKQWLNTYHARVRDKLSPLLTEQEQQWLSEQTREIS from the coding sequence ATGGAAGCTGAAACCAAAAATCCGGCTCGTATTGAAGCACTACGGGATGTCATGGCAGAAGAGGGTATTGATCTGTGGTATGATGGTGGATCCGATTCCCATTTAGGTGAATATATTCCAGATTTCTGGCAAACGAGGAGATGGCTTTCAGGATTTACCGGTTCGGCAGGAACCCTGATTATAACCCAGACATTTGCAGGATTATGGACTGATTCGCGCTATTTCATACAGGCAGAGAAAGAGCTGGCGGAATCCTCAATAACTCTATTCCGGTCCGGAAATCCAGGCATTCCTTCTGTCGAAGAGTTTATGATTAAACATCTTCCCCCTAAATCCGTCATCGGGTTCAATGGAACTTGCATGCCTGCTGCAAAGGTTCAATCATGGCATAAGCTCTTTATCGAAAAAGATTATGCTTATAAAGGTGATACAGATCTTGTTGGACGAATCTGGGAGAAACGTCCGTCTTTACCCAAGCATCCTGCCTTTCGTTACATGATGGATTATGCCGGCGAAGGGAGTCCCCAAAAAATTGACCGCATTCGAAAATATTTACTGGATAATCATGCTGAAGCCATTTTATTCACACTGTTGGATGAAATCGCCTGGATATTGAATGTCCGGGGAAGAGATGTAGAATACAATCCACTGGTTGTTTCTTATCTCTGGTTGGACCGGCAACGGATTATCTGGTTTATCGATCCCCAAAAAGTACCGGAGGATTTGGCAACAGAGCTCCGGGAAGAAGGGGTCACATTCAAAAACTATGACGATGTACATAAAATGCTGCCGGAGTTATGTTCAGGACAGCATGTGCTCGTTGATACCGGAAGAACATCCTCGTATCATGAACATCTGATCAGGGAATCAGCTCATAAGGTGATTGAAGGGGTAAGTCCGGCAACCCTTTTTAAAAGTGTGAAAAACCCTGTCGAACAGAATGGCATCCGATCGGCTCATATCCGGGACGGGGCTGCAATGGTCCGGTGGATGGTCTGGCTTCATCAGGCTGTAAAACGCGAAAGGCATACGGAAATAACGGTGGCTGATCAATTGCAGAAATTTCGGGCTGAGCAGCCTCTTTTTAAAGGGCTTTCCTTTTCAACCATAGCAGGATATGGTGAACATGGAGCGATTGTTCATTATTCCGCAAAGGAGGAAACGGCATCCTTCATAAAAGCGAAAGGGATTTTACTGGTGGACAGCGGTGGCCAGTATTTAGACGGGACAACAGATATCACCCGTACGATAGCCCTCTCCAATCCCACACCTGAACACAAGAAACACTTTACCTGGGTCCTGAAAGGAATGATCAATTTAAGCCGGGCAATCTTTCCCGAGGGGACAACCGGTGCCAATCTGGATGTTCTTGCCCGGAAATTTTTGTGGCAGGAAGGACTCAATTATGGTCACGGCACAGGTCATGGTGTCGGATGTTTTCTCAATGTTCATGAAGGACCTCAGCGGATATCCCTGAAATCGGATGTTCCATTGAAAGCCGGGATGCTTATGTCCAATGAACCCGGTATCTATTTTGAGGACAAATACGGCATACGCATCGAAAATCTGATCTTATGCCGCGAATCCTCCAAAAAAGGATTTCTCGAATTTGAAACGGTGACTCTCTGTCCTATCGATATCTCGCTGATTGAGAGTACATCCCTGACACCTGAAGAAAAACAGTGGCTGAATACGTACCATGCCCGGGTCCGGGATAAACTATCCCCCCTTTTAACGGAACAAGAACAGCAATGGCTCAGTGAACAGACACGCGAAATTTCCTGA
- a CDS encoding flavin reductase family protein, with protein sequence MKKDLKKIDIKAFDSKIFSLWDDQWFLLSAGDYDKGDFNTMTVAWGSLGIMWSVPFAQVVVRPTRHTYHFMNKYNDFTLCAFPEKYQEDLSYLGSHSGRDEDKIAKTLLTPCASDSVKAPSFEEAELIIECQKMYEQDMDPNLFLENFIHTKYKENDYHRIYFGKILNLFQAENR encoded by the coding sequence ATGAAAAAAGACTTAAAGAAAATTGACATCAAAGCATTTGATTCAAAAATTTTTTCCTTGTGGGATGATCAGTGGTTTTTATTGAGTGCCGGTGATTATGACAAAGGAGATTTTAACACCATGACGGTTGCCTGGGGAAGTCTTGGCATTATGTGGTCTGTCCCCTTCGCCCAGGTTGTCGTCCGTCCGACACGTCATACCTATCATTTCATGAACAAATACAATGACTTTACACTGTGCGCCTTTCCTGAAAAATATCAGGAAGATCTTTCATATCTCGGATCTCATTCAGGTCGTGATGAAGACAAAATCGCTAAAACACTTCTCACCCCCTGTGCTTCAGATTCTGTAAAAGCCCCCTCTTTTGAAGAGGCTGAATTGATCATTGAGTGTCAGAAAATGTATGAACAGGATATGGATCCGAATCTTTTTCTGGAGAATTTCATTCATACAAAGTACAAAGAAAACGATTATCACCGAATTTATTTCGGCAAAATACTCAACCTGTTCCAGGCGGAGAATCGTTAG
- the rpsT gene encoding 30S ribosomal protein S20: MAYPLSTKKRIRQAEKRNRRNRHYKSLVRTEIKKFMAAESRETGQEQLKKVYSLVDKVAQKGILHKNRAAGIKSRLSRHLNTLN; encoded by the coding sequence ATGGCATATCCGTTATCGACAAAGAAGAGAATCCGTCAGGCTGAAAAGCGCAACCGGCGCAATCGTCATTATAAATCACTGGTAAGAACAGAGATCAAGAAATTTATGGCTGCTGAATCCAGGGAAACCGGTCAGGAGCAATTGAAAAAGGTCTATTCCCTGGTGGATAAAGTTGCACAAAAGGGAATTCTTCATAAAAACCGGGCGGCAGGTATTAAATCACGCCTTTCACGTCATTTAAATACACTGAATTAA